The window TGGACAGGATCAAGGAGGCCAACAAGGAGCTCTTTGCCCCGGACGACGGACTCGCCGATGGCAACGGCAAGGTGACCAAAGTAAAGTTCGCTTTGAACTTGGAGGACTACGAGCCCACTGACCAGCAGAAGGACTTGAGCCCCAGTCCGCCAGATGAACTTCTGCAGCAGCTGTCCCAATTGAAGCTGAAGCCCATTGCGGAGGAGCCGCCAGCTGCTTCGGTTGCAGAGGAGGCCCCAGTGCCCCCACTTGAAGTTCCCGAAGTGGaagaggtggaggaggaggagataTGCGAGGAAATCCTGGACCTAACAGAGGTGGTCCAAGAGTCGGTAGTACAGGAAGCTATCCCAGTCGACGACGAAGACGACTTCTCCGGGGTGGATGAGGCTGACTTGGATGACTCCCCCTCGAAGAAGGATTTTGCCCCTCCCGCAGCCTTTCAGATCAAGCAGAGCACCTTCGACCAGGATGAATCGGACCAGAAGAGCCTGACCAACCTGCTCACCGAATCCGACTGCGAGGAGGAAGAGCGCACCCTCAACGAGGCCCGGCAGAAACTGAGGGATGCCTACAAGAATCTGTACAAGACCCTCGATCCCAAGCAGCAGGCTACCATCGACAGGCTAACGGGACTGGAGGAGGAGGCCCCTTCGTCTGCTCCTAATCCTATTGCTGCCCCCGAAGACGAAGAAGATAACCTGTCCATCATCGTGGCCAGCTACATTCCGGAGGACTTTGAGCTCAATGAGCAGAGCATTTACTTTAAAAAAGAGGAGCCGCTGTCGGAGGACGGTCTGAAAGAGGTCTGCACAGCCACCTGTCCCAAAGCCACCTCCAAAACATTCTTCACTTCGCGCAGCTTCAGCTTCCGCCGCAGGACCAAGCCCACGCCCACGCCGTCGTCAGCTTCCGCCTCGGGGTCTGCCGCTTCACCCACCATTCGGATGAACTACAAGATCTGCTGCGAGCATCGCCATTCGCTCCAGGGTAAGCTCCCGCGCTACACGGGCTACATGTCGGAGTACGGCCTGAGTGCCCAGCAGCTGCAGAAGCGGGAGCAGCAGATTCGTCGGAAGCAGCGCTTCTCCATGGAGCAGACCCTCAACCGCAACGAGCAGGAGCTCAAGAAGATGCAGGACAACGAGCGCGCCTTCACCACCTGGCTGAAGAACAAGATGCGGTACCCGATTAACAAGACCCGCAATATGTTCGACGCCCACAAGAGGCGGGGCAGCGTTGCCGCAGCCGGAAATTCGGCGAGTTCCCGACAGCACCACGGGCATCTCCTCGAGGAGCAGCCCTGCGGGGGACGCAGGAGACGTCGCGACAGCGGAGACGAGGTGGTGCACGCCTACCGACACCTTCTGGGCAGCTGGAATAAGTAGCCGCAACACAGTTTCTTACTTTAGTTTATTACATAAATGTATAGTCgtattacatttaattttaatacaaCTTTCGGAGCGACAATGGGGTGGTGGAGCGGGTCCTTTCAAACAGGTTGACAGTGTGATAACAAGGggcttaaatattttagtgTCGCGACTTCTTCGACTTGTGACCGTTGTCGCGGCTGTCGTCCCGCGAGCGCTTGCGATCCTTGTCCTTGCTGCTCTTGTGTcccgaggacgaggaggaaTGATGCTTGTCTCGGCTTTGGTACTTGTCCTTGGACGACTTCGATGGGCTTTAAATAGATCGCAAAAAGATTTCGTCAGTACCGTCTTCTGGCTTTTAATTTgaatatatgttttttaattttgtaaattttgcAGCAAGCAATGGGTTAATGAATGGGGTATCTGTGGGGGTTTTAGTAAGGAACTTGGTGACATTCGAATACAAACTTAAAACTGAACCATTGGGTGAAATGGAAACAAAGACTCTTGCGTTCGgattattaaaaacaattagaTTTGAACCTTtaagatattttgaaaaaacaagaGTTGGATGACGAATCGGGGATTAATTTCGAAAACTTTATGTAAGTGGGGTGTTAAATGGTGTGGCATGCGCTTGCTTGAGTGATTAAATTGGCCGGAAGTTGGAGTATTAGCTTTCTGGCGGGGCTTCCCGTAACAAACCTAGATGAGCTGCCATGTTTGGAGCTGGAGGACTTTAAATGcgaagaagaggaagaggagttCGACTTATGCTTTTTACTGTGCGACGACGACGATCGCTGCTCCTCGCGTTCGCGGCGACTGTGATGGGTGTAGAACGGGGATTGATATATTCATATTACGGAAGAGATCTTACAGAAGAGTGGCGTAAGGGAGCCATTTCATACCTGTGCTTTGAACTCTTGTTGTGTTTCTTGGACTCGTATTTGCCGTTGCGCTTGTCGTCGGTATTGTAATCATGGTTGCGATCCTCCTCGGCGGCTTCCCTCTCCAGGTCAGACCAATCCTTGCCGGATTCTTCGTCAGAGCCGAGGTCCTCTGCAAGTAGAcaataaaagttaaaaatacgGCTGGTTTGGAGATCGAATGCTGGAATATACCATCGCTCTCGTCGCTCTCATCCTCGGAGGCCTCTGAGTATTCGGAATCATCTTCGTCCGACTCCTCGTCCGAGTCGGCGTCTGTGGGGTTGTAggcctcatcttcctcagacTCGGCCGTCTCATTCTCGTCTTCGCTACCCGATTCCGGGTCCAAGAAAGTCCAGCCGCCCTGCTCAAAGAATCCCTCGGGATCGTCTGTGATGGTCTTCATGATCTTCTGCCAGTTGAGGGACTGCACACCCTCCGAGTAGCGGATGTCGCAGGAGCTGGAAAAAGCAaccaaatataaaaacaaattcaaacaATTGAAGGAGACCACGTACTTGAGCCACTCCTTGACGTGGTCCAGCATGTTCATGGGGATGGCATTGACCATGGCCACCTTTTTGTTGTACTCCTTGAAGACAAATATCATGTCGAAGTTGCGCAGGTGGAACTGAACGCGCTCGAAGTGCACCAATTCGACATCATCTAAAGTGATGACGAACGGCGGCCACTCAGTGAGGTTCACCAACGACCCGGAGGTGGGCTGCAGCGTCACTGTGCTGCGGAAGGGGGCTCCCGGGAATCCCAGCTCACGGAATGGAGTGTCAAACTCCACCACAGACTTCGTCATTGTCTCCACCTTCTCGCAGAAACTCTTGAACGCCGTCTTGAGCTTGTGGCGCAGTTCGCGCTCAGACTGCTCCGCTGCCAGATCGTCGCGGTCGTGCATGTGCTGGTGCTTGCCCAAGTCCGTGGTGATCTCGCCCACCTCCGTGTAGAACTGCACATCCACGTGCTTCTTCTTGCCGAACATAATGGCGTACTTGAGGTGGAAGTGGAGCAGGATAATCATTTCCCCGTCGCAGGGCTGGAAGAAGGCGCTCTTTATGTTGTTGTAGAGGATGTCCACCTTGTCGCCGCGCACAGAGATGTAGCGGAATCCGTTGGTGTGCGCCTCCAAGCTTCCAGTCATGCGCTTTGTGACAATGTTGGGACGGATATAGAGGTCCTTGAGCTTGGGATTACCCTTGTTCTGCGACAGAATCAACGTGTCCTGCTTCACCAGATCCTCTTTTTCGCGCTCCTCTGCCTCTCGAGTCTTGAAGCGCTTCTGCACCTCCTTAATGAGTCGGAAAGCGTTGTTCAAATTTCCGGAGGGAGCAGCCACTTCGCCGTGCTCCTTGACATTGGAGCTGCGGTATGTGCTGCATGCGAAAAATAATATGAAACTCAAGCCGAATTATGTTATACTCTATTTTACTTACACTTCCTTTACGAAGGTGGCCTCCGGTTGGGGATAGAGTCCGCCCTCGTTACGTCCCATGGTGGCTCCCGGGTGAAAGAAGTTGATACGCAAGTACGTGTACTCGCCTTCCACCGACTGCGAAATATTCTTGATGGTCGAAATGTGGAACGGCACCTGAATGCCGAAGACGGGCATGATGACAGTCTCGTATTTTTTGTCCACGAACAGCTTTAGTTCCTTGACGTCCGTCTCCCTCGGCATCTGGCTGATGGATTTGTAGGAGACTGTGTTCTTCCGGACCTTCTCAACCTCCTTTGAGTTTCCCTGCTTGGCCAGACGCTCCTTGGCGCGCTCGTTCAGCTGCTGAGCCAGCTCCCGCTGATGCTCCTTGCGCTTCTCCTCAGTATTGATTTCGTTCCGCAGCTTGGACTCGAGGACGGCATTACGCTTGCTACGGCCAAGAATTTCGGTGCCTTGATCTTCCTTAGTTGCCTTCTTGTCGTCGACATCCTCCTCCTCACTGTCGTCCTTTATGAAGATGCCCACGTTCTTGATCTTCTTTTTCGAGGGCGTCATCACACTGGCGGGAGACTGTTCGCCCACCAGAACGGTGTCTCCGATGAAGAGCGCGTAAGTCTTGCCCTCCTTATCGGCGGCCTCGGGATTGGTCAGATTCGAGATGCCCACATGGAGGTTGAACACCATGTTTTTCTTTATCAACGCTTGGCACTTCGGCCCGATCACTATCGAGTTTTCCCGAAACTCAAGGCCCATGGCGAAGCCAAAGCTCTTCGTCAGGTTCTCCACCATACTGGGCTTCTCCTTTTTGACGAAGGCCACCGTCTTTTCGTATATGTCGCACAGCTTTGTTCCCGGCACGAGCAGTTTGAGAATCTCCTCCTGCACACTTACCAGAAATGTGTAGTTCTCCTGCATGGCGTCGGTGGGGTTGACGAGGAATGTGCGCGAGATGTTGGAGCAATAGCACTTGTAGCGCGCGCCGAGCGAGCAAACTATTACGCCGAAATGCAAGATATTCTTGTCCGCAGCAGCCGAAAACTTCAGACTGTATGCTCCGCCCGACTGGATTATCGGTGGGTAGGCCATGTCCAGCAGTCGTGGGTCCAGTCCGCTGGTGTACTTCTTCTCTGTGATGGCCGTCTCGCAGCCATCCGCCAGCTTAACGTGCTTCACTTTCTGTGGGTTAACCAATGGAAGTTAGTGGACAGCTTGCGGATATTTCAGAAATTCAAAGCATACCCTATCAGAGTCGATAATGTCCATGATTTCATCTTTGAGATACTTGTTGAAAATGTCCATGGACACCAGAGAGGCCTTGCGTATGTTGTTTATCTCCGACTCGTCCTTGGGACACATGAGATAGGCTATGATGCTGCTAATGTCGACATGGTCGAACTTGGAGTCCATCAGGGACTTCTTCCAGGCCTCACTGAACTCGCCCGGATAGGCGTCCTTGATGAAGACTCCCAGGCGCTTTCCCTTCTTCGAGTTCTGGATCACCTTGATCAGCTTCTCGAAGTTTCCCTTATCCTTGTCGGTCTGAAAGGGGGAGGAGATCAGGATAAGATTGCTTGCTGGGTTGAACAGCCCTGCGAACTTACTCTGTCCCTCACAAGGAGCTTGATCTCTGGCACCCCCTCCTCACTTATGTTCTGGGTCTGTTTCAGGAACTCGATCTTCTTTTTGCTGGTGAGGAAGTATATGGCGTCGGATGCGAACACTGAGATGGTGTCTGTAAGCTCGTAGCCAAGCAGCCAGAGCTGCAGGGCCATGGACTTGGCGTAGATCACATCGTCGTCGGTGCCCACCACGCTCATGATGCAGTCCAGGTTGCTGAGCGAGTCATCGTGTCCGGTGCTGGGCGCCTGTGCAAAAAATGTAAAGGAGAGTGTTCAGAGATATCCATCTTCGCGCCTAACCTAACTCGGAATGCTACGCTCGTTGTTTATCACCTTTTTCCATAAAGTATGGAATTTCATCACAACTGCTAATATTGTTTATACTATCTATGTGCATTGGAATTTCTGAGCGTGCCGGGGCTCCTGTAGGCACAAAAGTGGCCTGGGGATCCGCAGCCAAAAACTCACCTTCCATTCAGTGTACAGGCGCTTCACGCGGCGCACAAACGCCTCCTTATCCAGCACGAAGCTCATCTTGCGTTTTGATCCACCGGAGTCGGTCGGGAGGTGCAATTGCAGACGTAAATTCAgttaaacaaaattaaacaaaatacaacACATTTGCGAATTCCGGGCGAAAAAATTGCGCGGCGGCGCGAGAGCAAGAAGAAGACACAGCGTCGTGATCTGGCGCCAATCTCGTGagtttggtattttttttcgcCGTGAGCAACGGTCCCATTCAAATTTTCCATCCCTAACCAGTGTTGAAAAGCATGTGAAAAATAAcgataatttttttcaaaagattttcttttaatttcctGAGAACAAAAATATCAACCCCAGTCAAAATATGaatttccatatatatattaatatgtaTAGAGCTCCCATTTAAGAAACGTTAAAAccattcatttaaatttagttaattttattattgtatTCATTCAGTATTATCAACATTTGCAATTACGTACTGTGACGGCTAATATGTGAGTTCGTTGAACTTGATTCATTGGTTGTTAGCAAAGTCTAAGATTAAAGGACTGGGATTAACTTTTTGAGCCCGCAGGACTGCCGGCCTCGTCGGGCTGGGCCACCTGCAGATATTCCTGGATGTCATAGTCGAACAGCTCAAAGTCGTATCTGAAGAACACAGAAAAATAAGATGAAATCTTGAGTTTGGACCATGGATTTTAAAATGAACACCCACTTGTAATACTCGTAGAGCTCCAGCATCTCTTGTCGGGTAAGCTGTGCATAGAACTGCTGCTGGAGATCGTGCGTCTTGCGACCCTTGCCCATGTTGCGCCACACGGGGGCTATCACCCGATTCAGGCCAGTCTTTTCGATTAGATATAATTGATCCTCCGCCAGGGACTCGAACTTCAGTATCATGTCGAACCGGATGAGGCAGGGAGTGCAGAAGGAAGTGGCTGCCACGAAGTGCATGTCGATGAAGCTGTTCCGCTTCACCTGGTCGAGGAGCCAGTGCACGAATTCCGGGAACGAGGGGAACTTGGTGTTGGCCGCCCGAGCAGCCAGAGAAGGCTAAAAAGTGattcattttattaaattctcaTTCCCCTAATAGCAGACTTACCCTCTTGCGATAGTTTCGCACAATGCTGCGTCCCAATTTGTCATGAAAGGAGTAGGGAAGGGCGAACACCATCTTGTCGCGGTAGGCGCTCAACAGACGCTCGAAGGGATTGCGGGCTATGATGAAGGTCAGCGAGTAGTTCTGGGCCTCACGCAGCTAGCAGGGGGATAACAAACGAATTGAAACTTAATATGCTCCAGTAAACAATCCTTTTCGGCAAAGTTAACCAACCTCGTCGAGCGTAACCCGGGGATAGCGCTCCCTGGCTAGATTGAGAAGAATCTTTTTGGTTTTGCGCAGATAACTGGGTGAGTAGCCGGCCA of the Drosophila ananassae strain 14024-0371.13 chromosome 2R, ASM1763931v2, whole genome shotgun sequence genome contains:
- the LOC6507578 gene encoding carbohydrate sulfotransferase 11 isoform X4; translated protein: MKLSKSLANCRAIRRYLLIFTALSLLLLPLSLVYLVWNEQLQKIRGFEDSNQTLLPLIPEYAVESLTPQEMLQVEQRMDQRRERLKDKCSAYGLDVLGHDSWHTPNTWEFLVNKKYHIIWCNVFKAASSSWMFNFNVLAGYSPSYLRKTKKILLNLARERYPRVTLDELREAQNYSLTFIIARNPFERLLSAYRDKMVFALPYSFHDKLGRSIVRNYRKRPSLAARAANTKFPSFPEFVHWLLDQVKRNSFIDMHFVAATSFCTPCLIRFDMILKFESLAEDQLYLIEKTGLNRVIAPVWRNMGKGRKTHDLQQQFYAQLTRQEMLELYEYYKYDFELFDYDIQEYLQVAQPDEAGSPAGSKS
- the LOC6507578 gene encoding carbohydrate sulfotransferase 11 isoform X1, giving the protein MKLSKSLANCRAIRRYLLIFTALSLLLLPLSLVYLVWNEQLQKIRGFEAFNVQQPHPQHQQQQQQHQQDQPQREQQQQHQQSQYPVARYPVLLLNKNKNKDLTVVATGKTKNKWRYVDKDSNQTLLPLIPEYAVESLTPQEMLQVEQRMDQRRERLKDKCSAYGLDVLGHDSWHTPNTWEFLVNKKYHIIWCNVFKAASSSWMFNFNVLAGYSPSYLRKTKKILLNLARERYPRVTLDELREAQNYSLTFIIARNPFERLLSAYRDKMVFALPYSFHDKLGRSIVRNYRKRPSLAARAANTKFPSFPEFVHWLLDQVKRNSFIDMHFVAATSFCTPCLIRFDMILKFESLAEDQLYLIEKTGLNRVIAPVWRNMGKGRKTHDLQQQFYAQLTRQEMLELYEYYKYDFELFDYDIQEYLQVAQPDEAGSPAGSKS
- the LOC6507578 gene encoding carbohydrate sulfotransferase 11 isoform X3, with amino-acid sequence MKLSKSLANCRAIRRYLLIFTALSLLLLPLSLVYLVWNEQLQKIRGFEHQQQQQQHQQDQPQREQQQQHQQSQYPVARYPVLLLNKNKNKDLTVVATGKTKNKWRYVDKDSNQTLLPLIPEYAVESLTPQEMLQVEQRMDQRRERLKDKCSAYGLDVLGHDSWHTPNTWEFLVNKKYHIIWCNVFKAASSSWMFNFNVLAGYSPSYLRKTKKILLNLARERYPRVTLDELREAQNYSLTFIIARNPFERLLSAYRDKMVFALPYSFHDKLGRSIVRNYRKRPSLAARAANTKFPSFPEFVHWLLDQVKRNSFIDMHFVAATSFCTPCLIRFDMILKFESLAEDQLYLIEKTGLNRVIAPVWRNMGKGRKTHDLQQQFYAQLTRQEMLELYEYYKYDFELFDYDIQEYLQVAQPDEAGSPAGSKS
- the LOC6507473 gene encoding uncharacterized protein LOC6507473 isoform X1, yielding MSEREAESDEDCEVYFLKPVNEYNIVDRIKEANKELFAPDDGLADGNGKVTKVKFALNLEDYEPTDQQKDLSPSPPDELLQQLSQLKLKPIAEEPPAASVAEEAPVPPLEVPEVEEVEEEEICEEILDLTEVVQESVVQEAIPVDDEDDFSGVDEADLDDSPSKKDFAPPAAFQIKQSTFDQDESDQKSLTNLLTESDCEEEERTLNEARQKLRDAYKNLYKTLDPKQQATIDRLTGLEEEAPSSAPNPIAAPEDEEDNLSIIVASYIPEDFELNEQSIYFKKEEPLSEDGLKEVCTATCPKATSKTFFTSRSFSFRRRTKPTPTPSSASASGSAASPTIRMNYKICCEHRHSLQGKLPRYTGYMSEYGLSAQQLQKREQQIRRKQRFSMEQTLNRNEQELKKMQDNERAFTTWLKNKMRYPINKTRNMFDAHKRRGSVAAAGNSASSRQHHGHLLEEQPCGGRRRRRDSGDEVVHAYRHLLGSWNK
- the LOC6507579 gene encoding FACT complex subunit spt16 isoform X2 — encoded protein: MSFVLDKEAFVRRVKRLYTEWKAPSTGHDDSLSNLDCIMSVVGTDDDVIYAKSMALQLWLLGYELTDTISVFASDAIYFLTSKKKIEFLKQTQNISEEGVPEIKLLVRDRTDKDKGNFEKLIKVIQNSKKGKRLGVFIKDAYPGEFSEAWKKSLMDSKFDHVDISSIIAYLMCPKDESEINNIRKASLVSMDIFNKYLKDEIMDIIDSDRKVKHVKLADGCETAITEKKYTSGLDPRLLDMAYPPIIQSGGAYSLKFSAAADKNILHFGVIVCSLGARYKCYCSNISRTFLVNPTDAMQENYTFLVSVQEEILKLLVPGTKLCDIYEKTVAFVKKEKPSMVENLTKSFGFAMGLEFRENSIVIGPKCQALIKKNMVFNLHVGISNLTNPEAADKEGKTYALFIGDTVLVGEQSPASVMTPSKKKIKNVGIFIKDDSEEEDVDDKKATKEDQGTEILGRSKRNAVLESKLRNEINTEEKRKEHQRELAQQLNERAKERLAKQGNSKEVEKVRKNTVSYKSISQMPRETDVKELKLFVDKKYETVIMPVFGIQVPFHISTIKNISQSVEGEYTYLRINFFHPGATMGRNEGGLYPQPEATFVKEVTYRSSNVKEHGEVAAPSGNLNNAFRLIKEVQKRFKTREAEEREKEDLVKQDTLILSQNKGNPKLKDLYIRPNIVTKRMTGSLEAHTNGFRYISVRGDKVDILYNNIKSAFFQPCDGEMIILLHFHLKYAIMFGKKKHVDVQFYTEVGEITTDLGKHQHMHDRDDLAAEQSERELRHKLKTAFKSFCEKVETMTKSVVEFDTPFRELGFPGAPFRSTVTLQPTSGSLVNLTEWPPFVITLDDVELVHFERVQFHLRNFDMIFVFKEYNKKVAMVNAIPMNMLDHVKEWLNSCDIRYSEGVQSLNWQKIMKTITDDPEGFFEQGGWTFLDPESGSEDENETAESEEDEAYNPTDADSDEESDEDDSEYSEASEDESDESDEDLGSDEESGKDWSDLEREAAEEDRNHDYNTDDKRNGKYESKKHNKSSKHSPSKSSKDKYQSRDKHHSSSSSGHKSSKDKDRKRSRDDSRDNGHKSKKSRH
- the LOC6507473 gene encoding FK506-binding protein 5 isoform X2, which produces MSLLMDYSAVLKPVNEYNIVDRIKEANKELFAPDDGLADGNGKVTKVKFALNLEDYEPTDQQKDLSPSPPDELLQQLSQLKLKPIAEEPPAASVAEEAPVPPLEVPEVEEVEEEEICEEILDLTEVVQESVVQEAIPVDDEDDFSGVDEADLDDSPSKKDFAPPAAFQIKQSTFDQDESDQKSLTNLLTESDCEEEERTLNEARQKLRDAYKNLYKTLDPKQQATIDRLTGLEEEAPSSAPNPIAAPEDEEDNLSIIVASYIPEDFELNEQSIYFKKEEPLSEDGLKEVCTATCPKATSKTFFTSRSFSFRRRTKPTPTPSSASASGSAASPTIRMNYKICCEHRHSLQGKLPRYTGYMSEYGLSAQQLQKREQQIRRKQRFSMEQTLNRNEQELKKMQDNERAFTTWLKNKMRYPINKTRNMFDAHKRRGSVAAAGNSASSRQHHGHLLEEQPCGGRRRRRDSGDEVVHAYRHLLGSWNK
- the LOC6507579 gene encoding FACT complex subunit spt16 isoform X1, with the translated sequence MSFVLDKEAFVRRVKRLYTEWKAPSTGHDDSLSNLDCIMSVVGTDDDVIYAKSMALQLWLLGYELTDTISVFASDAIYFLTSKKKIEFLKQTQNISEEGVPEIKLLVRDRTDKDKGNFEKLIKVIQNSKKGKRLGVFIKDAYPGEFSEAWKKSLMDSKFDHVDISSIIAYLMCPKDESEINNIRKASLVSMDIFNKYLKDEIMDIIDSDRKVKHVKLADGCETAITEKKYTSGLDPRLLDMAYPPIIQSGGAYSLKFSAAADKNILHFGVIVCSLGARYKCYCSNISRTFLVNPTDAMQENYTFLVSVQEEILKLLVPGTKLCDIYEKTVAFVKKEKPSMVENLTKSFGFAMGLEFRENSIVIGPKCQALIKKNMVFNLHVGISNLTNPEAADKEGKTYALFIGDTVLVGEQSPASVMTPSKKKIKNVGIFIKDDSEEEDVDDKKATKEDQGTEILGRSKRNAVLESKLRNEINTEEKRKEHQRELAQQLNERAKERLAKQGNSKEVEKVRKNTVSYKSISQMPRETDVKELKLFVDKKYETVIMPVFGIQVPFHISTIKNISQSVEGEYTYLRINFFHPGATMGRNEGGLYPQPEATFVKEVTYRSSNVKEHGEVAAPSGNLNNAFRLIKEVQKRFKTREAEEREKEDLVKQDTLILSQNKGNPKLKDLYIRPNIVTKRMTGSLEAHTNGFRYISVRGDKVDILYNNIKSAFFQPCDGEMIILLHFHLKYAIMFGKKKHVDVQFYTEVGEITTDLGKHQHMHDRDDLAAEQSERELRHKLKTAFKSFCEKVETMTKSVVEFDTPFRELGFPGAPFRSTVTLQPTSGSLVNLTEWPPFVITLDDVELVHFERVQFHLRNFDMIFVFKEYNKKVAMVNAIPMNMLDHVKEWLNSCDIRYSEGVQSLNWQKIMKTITDDPEGFFEQGGWTFLDPESGSEDENETAESEEDEAYNPTDADSDEESDEDDSEYSEASEDESDESDEDLGSDEESGKDWSDLEREAAEEDRNHDYNTDDKRNGKYESKKHNKSSKHSRREREEQRSSSSHSKKHKSNSSSSSSHLKSSSSKHGSSSSPSKSSKDKYQSRDKHHSSSSSGHKSSKDKDRKRSRDDSRDNGHKSKKSRH
- the LOC6507578 gene encoding carbohydrate sulfotransferase 11 isoform X2, whose product is MKLSKSLANCRAIRRYLLIFTALSLLLLPLSLVYLVWNEQLQKIRGFEPHPQHQQQQQQHQQDQPQREQQQQHQQSQYPVARYPVLLLNKNKNKDLTVVATGKTKNKWRYVDKDSNQTLLPLIPEYAVESLTPQEMLQVEQRMDQRRERLKDKCSAYGLDVLGHDSWHTPNTWEFLVNKKYHIIWCNVFKAASSSWMFNFNVLAGYSPSYLRKTKKILLNLARERYPRVTLDELREAQNYSLTFIIARNPFERLLSAYRDKMVFALPYSFHDKLGRSIVRNYRKRPSLAARAANTKFPSFPEFVHWLLDQVKRNSFIDMHFVAATSFCTPCLIRFDMILKFESLAEDQLYLIEKTGLNRVIAPVWRNMGKGRKTHDLQQQFYAQLTRQEMLELYEYYKYDFELFDYDIQEYLQVAQPDEAGSPAGSKS